In a single window of the Rhopalosiphum padi isolate XX-2018 chromosome 1, ASM2088224v1, whole genome shotgun sequence genome:
- the LOC132932091 gene encoding N-alpha-acetyltransferase 30-like: MADVQLQSHELDTRDDDKSVVLSDVVNRVNESIVYSNTDLIADVNLLSISENNVYSGDVAQNNLPCLNSISLTSSSSSSQCKPSCSSSAINNSDHAEGLQQIDGVKYVCYKNEQQMKDIMRLIQKDLSEPYSIYTYRYFIHNWPKLCFLAVDVDKSVGAIVCKLDAHRKVRRGYIAMLAVDENYRKQHIGSNLVLNAIEAMVNDGADEVVLETEITNKPALKLYENLGFVRDKRLFCYYLNGVDALRLKLWLR, from the exons ATGGCAGACGTACAACTTCAATCCCACGAGCTAGACACAAGAGATGATGACAAGTCTGTAGTGCTGTCTGACGTTGTCAACCGTGTAAACGAATCCATCGTTTACTCAAACACCGACCTAATTGCGGATGTGAATCTGCTATCGATATCCGAAAATAACGTCTATAGCGGCGATGTAGCGCAAAATAATTTGCCCTGTTTGAACTCTATATCGTTGACTTCCTCATCGTCGTCTAGTCAATGTAAGCCGTCGTGTTCGTCTAGTGCTATAAATAATAGCGATCATGCTGAAGGCTTACAGCAAATTGACGGTGTCAAATATGTTTGTTATAAAAACGAACAACAAATGAAGGACATTATGCGGTTAATACAAAAAGACTTATCTGAACCATATTCAATCTACACATACCgctattttatacacaattggCCTAAACTATGTTTCCTT gCTGTAGACGTAGATAAAAGTGTTGGAGCAATTGTGTGTAAGTTAGACGCCCACAGAAAAGTTAGAAGAGGTTATATTGCAATGTTGGCAGTAGATGAAAATTACCGAAAACAGcatattg GTTCTAATTTAGTATTGAATGCAATAGAAGCCATGGTGAATGATGGAGCTGATGag GTTGTACTTGAAACAGAAATCACTAATAAACcagcattaaaattatatgaaaacttAGGCTTTGTACGAGATAAACGTCTATTTTGCTACTATTTGAATGGTGTGGATGCATTACGTTTAAAATTATGGCTCAGATAA